One part of the Aurantibacillus circumpalustris genome encodes these proteins:
- a CDS encoding sigma-54-dependent transcriptional regulator, which produces MNLKQACILVIDDDRDVLTAIGLLLKKEVLEVVTEKNPENLLGLLKKQNFDLVLLDMNFNASINTGNEGIYWLKRIKEFHSDMCVIMITAYADIDLAIRSLKEGADDFIVKPWNNQKLTETIQDVLKKKGAEKKNNKQNFGEYGLIGESDVMRDIFSKIEKIAPTDANILILGENGTGKDLIAQAIHQRSLRANKSYVKVDVGSLTESLFESELFGHKKGAFTDAREDRAGRFEAADGGTLFLDEIGNISLHQQAKLLSVLQNRKVVRLGTNNEITINLRLICATNLPLTELANEDKFRKDLIYRINTVEIIVPPLRSRKGDIALLAKHFLKFYGNKYFKPKAEFHSKALEKLCDYRFPGNVRELQYSIERAVIMADSEQIQASDLIFSPIESGSKLISEEGNETKLSAVEKQTILRAIEKNNGNITKAAKELGITRTALYRRLSKYEI; this is translated from the coding sequence ATGAATTTAAAACAAGCATGCATATTAGTAATAGATGATGACAGAGATGTGCTCACTGCCATCGGTTTACTTCTTAAAAAGGAAGTGTTAGAAGTTGTTACCGAAAAAAATCCTGAAAACTTACTTGGACTTCTTAAAAAACAAAACTTTGATCTTGTTTTGTTAGATATGAATTTTAATGCGTCTATTAACACTGGTAACGAAGGAATATATTGGTTAAAACGTATAAAAGAGTTTCATTCTGATATGTGTGTAATTATGATTACTGCTTATGCTGATATTGATTTAGCAATAAGATCTTTAAAAGAAGGGGCTGATGATTTTATTGTAAAGCCTTGGAACAATCAGAAGTTAACGGAAACAATACAAGATGTATTAAAGAAAAAAGGGGCTGAGAAAAAGAACAATAAACAAAACTTTGGAGAGTATGGCTTAATTGGTGAGAGCGATGTGATGCGCGATATTTTTAGTAAAATTGAAAAAATTGCCCCAACAGATGCTAACATTTTAATTTTGGGAGAAAATGGAACAGGTAAAGATCTCATTGCACAAGCTATTCATCAACGCTCCTTACGTGCAAATAAATCCTATGTAAAAGTAGATGTCGGCTCTTTAACTGAAAGTTTATTCGAAAGTGAATTATTCGGCCATAAAAAAGGAGCTTTCACAGACGCGCGTGAAGATCGCGCAGGACGTTTTGAAGCCGCTGATGGTGGAACACTTTTTTTAGATGAGATTGGAAATATTTCTTTACACCAACAAGCAAAACTATTAAGTGTATTGCAAAATAGAAAGGTTGTTCGCCTTGGAACCAATAATGAGATCACCATTAACTTGAGACTTATTTGCGCAACCAATTTACCACTTACTGAATTAGCGAACGAAGATAAATTCAGAAAGGATCTAATTTATCGTATCAATACCGTTGAAATTATTGTACCTCCTTTGCGTTCACGGAAAGGTGATATAGCCCTCTTGGCCAAACACTTTCTAAAGTTTTATGGAAATAAATATTTTAAACCGAAAGCCGAATTTCATTCCAAAGCTTTAGAAAAATTATGCGACTATCGCTTTCCAGGAAATGTAAGGGAATTGCAGTACAGTATAGAACGCGCTGTTATTATGGCGGACAGCGAACAGATCCAAGCAAGCGATCTTATTTTTTCGCCAATAGAATCAGGATCAAAATTAATTTCGGAAGAAGGCAATGAAACAAAACTCAGCGCCGTCGAAAAACAAACCATACTGAGAGCGATTGAAAAAAACAATGGAAACATAACCAAGGCTGCGAAAGAACTTGGCATTACGCGCACAGCCTTGTACCGCAGATTAAGTAAGTATGAAATTTAA